A portion of the Gossypium arboreum isolate Shixiya-1 chromosome 8, ASM2569848v2, whole genome shotgun sequence genome contains these proteins:
- the LOC108467832 gene encoding cyclin-B1-2-like — protein MEAPKTIQHEIGGVQNDALRFGLHGVKSDLVGSHPLQSAYESAKKTQEEMKRKVLANTYGTAMPLKMDLDRQILSRFQRPLLPSSMLGLEAVTGTLDDFGFEDYLNDPRDSETVRPLDLHHSMEVRLGLSKGPVWPSFM, from the exons atgGAGGCACCAAAGACGATTCAGCACGAAATTGGAGGAGTCCAGAACGACGCCCTGCGATTCGGTCTCCACGGCGTTAAGAGCGACCTCGTCGGATCTCACCCTCTCCAATCTGCTTACGAATCA gCAAAGAAAACGCAGGAAGAGATGAAGAGGAAAGTTCTGGCCAATACTTATGGGACAGCAATGCCACTCAAAATGGATCTCGATAGGCAAATTCTCTCGCG GTTTCAGAGGCCATTGCTACCATCTTCGATGCTAGGGTTGGAAGCGGTGACAGGAACTTTAGATGATTTTGGCTTTGAGGATTATCTAAATG ATCCTCGAGATTCGGAGACTGTTCGGCCATTGGACTTGCACCACAGCATGGAAGTTCGTCTCGGCCTCTCCAAGGGACCAGTCTGGCCTAGTTTTATGTGA